The Medicago truncatula cultivar Jemalong A17 chromosome 4, MtrunA17r5.0-ANR, whole genome shotgun sequence genome includes a region encoding these proteins:
- the LOC25491721 gene encoding uncharacterized protein, translating into MFNSTCEKSVLQIKQDDKFFSRLLSKENSNIHPSFRVSLAVPFVWESQPGTPKHTFSNDTIPPLTPPPSYQFNNANKKIEKKHSKSSKYFLALFQKLNFRKNNQSSSSSSSSSLSSSYPSFSLSSVDASKITSGTTRVSRRRFLSFGSSFDYRGENEDGDDSPTSTLCFGIHRSASSNSGFQSNYKRRVR; encoded by the coding sequence ATGTTCAATTCAACATGTGAGAAGAGTgttcttcaaatcaaacaagaTGACAAGTTTTTCAGCAGACTACTTTCAAAGGAAAATTCCAATATTCACCCATCATTCAGAGTTTCTCTTGCAGTTCCATTTGTTTGGGAATCTCAACCTGGCACTCCCAAACACACATTCTCTAATGACACAATTCCTCCCCTTACACCTCCACCTTCTTACCAATTCAACAATGCCAACAAAAAGATTGAGAAAAAGcattcaaaatcatccaaatatTTTTTGGCATTGTTTCAAAAACTAAACTTCAGGAAGAACAATCAGTCTTCGTCTTCGTCCTCATCGTCTTCTTTGTCATCGTCATACCCTTCGTTTTCATTGTCATCGGTAGATGCTTCCAAAATTACCTCGGGGACGACGAGGGTTAGCAGAAGAAGATTCTTAAGCTTTGGATCTTCTTTtgattacaggggtgaaaatgaagatggtgatgattcaCCAACTTCTACTTTGTGCTTTGGAATTCATCGTTCGGCCAGCTCAAACAGTGGCTTCCAAAGCAACTACAAGAGGCGTGTAAGGTAA
- the LOC120579876 gene encoding uncharacterized protein codes for MTNLWDQLALMESNQLKAVKAYIDQREEQRLVWFLMALRDDFEGLRGGILHRIRLPNVESVVSELLAKEIRLKTHSIMSNKGILSTPSSVFAVAPAQRGKPQGRVAIGNDECAFCKEKGHWKAQCPKLGRANRKNFRGPSSNVVAAAPSASSTVGSSSSYAYSSDTASQISDITEQLQKLLSTQSHAMSASSPKGLNSSSVSGNSPSIWILDSGASHHMSYDDKSFVSMNPVSSMSVMTVDGTPMPLAGIGSDPHFGRLIGTGHRQGGLYVLDHLRAFDTAAATSTTELLSSFRLNSYSSGFYLWHSRLGHVSASRLKYLSSTGALGKLQTSDISDSCGCKLAKFSALPFNKSGEYTSNKFSELLAYNGTIHQTSCTNTPQRIGVAERKHRHIIEIAHSLLLSASVPSEFWGEAVLTVVHAINIIPSSVISGLEMSTISTPLIHIDLFGSNDNVSSDSNVESCRINSMPQDDNVPPTVQSPPIAVDPPSPSPRYPTRQRTSTQLPEFIYSMYSASFASFLTTIHSLSEPSSYKEAILDPLWQHAMTEELSALHKTNTWELVPLPFGKRAIGSRWVYEIKTKSDGSVERYKARLVAKGFAQQYGMDYEETYAPVAKMTTIHTLIVVASIRQ; via the exons ATGACAAATTTGTGGGATCAGTTGGCTCTTATGGAATCTAATCAGTTGAAAGCAGTCAAAGCTTACATTGATCAGAGGGAAGAACAACGTCTAGTATGGTTTCTGATGGCTCTTCGTGATGATTTTGAGGGGCTTCGTGGGGGTATTCTGCATCGTATACGTCTTCCTAATGTTGAATCAGTAGTTAGTGAATTGTTGGCAAAAGAAATTCGACTCAAGACTCATTCCATTATGTCAAATAAGGGTATTCTCTCCACTCCTTCATCTGTTTTTGCTGTTGCTCCTGCTCAAAGAGGAAAACCTCAAGGGAGGGTTGCGATCGGTAATGATGAATGTgctttttgtaaagaaaaaggTCATTGGAAAGCACAATGTCCGAAATTAGGGAGAGCGAATAGGAAGAATTTTAGGGGTCCGTCATCAaatgttgttgctgctgctccTTCTGCTTCTTCTACTGTTGGATCTAGTTCTAGTTATGCATACTCATCTGATACGGCTTCTCAAATATCTGATATTACAGAGCAACTTCAGAAGCTTCTTTCCACTCAGTCACATGCCATGTCTGCCTCTTCTCCTAAAGGTTTGAACTCTTCAAGTGTGTCAGGTAATTCTCCTTCCATATGGATTCTTGATTCTGGAGCATCACACCATATGTCATATGATGATAAATCTTTTGTGTCTATGAATCCTGTCTCATCTATGTCTGTTATGACTGTTGATGGCACCCCTATGCCATTAGCAGGCATTGGTTCG GATCCACATTTCGGGAGGTTGATTGGGACAGGCCATAGACAAGGGGGACTTTATGTTTTGGATCACTTGAGAGCTTTTGACACTGCAGCCGCAACATCCACTACTGAGTTATTATCTAGTTTTCGTTTAAATTCTTATTCTTCTGGTTTTTATTTGTGGCATTCTCGTCTTGGACATGTTTCTGCTTCTAGATTAAAGTATTTGTCTTCTACTGGAGCTTTAGGAAAGTTACAAACCAGTGATATTTCAGATAGTTGTGGTTGTAAACTTGCAAAATTTTCAGCTTTACCCTTTAATAAAA GTGGTGAATATACCTCAAATAAATTTTCTGAATTACTTGCTTATAATGGCacaattcatcaaacatcttgTACTAATACTCCTCAACGGATTGGGGTTGCTGAAAGGAAACATCGTCATATCATTGAAATTGCTCATTCCCTTTTGTTGTCTGCTTCAGTTCCTAGTGAGTTTTGGGGTGAAGCAGTGCTTACCGTTGTTCATGCTATTAATATAATCCCTTCGTCAGTTATATCAGGTTTGGAGATG TCTACTATAAGTACACCACTAATTCATATTGATCTGTTTGGTTCTAATGATAACGTTTCAAGTGATAGTAATGTTGAGAGTTGCAGGATAAACTCTATGCCCCAAGATGATAATGTCCCCCCGACTGTCCAATCACCTCCTATAGCTGTTGATCCTCCTTCTCCATCTCCTCGTTATCCAACTCGTCAACGTACGTCCACTCAGTTAcctgaatttatttattctatgTACTCTGCTTCATTTGCTTCTTTCTTAACTACTATTCACAGTTTGTCTGAGCCTTCTTCCTACAAAGAGGCTATTCTCGATCCTCTTTGGCAGCATGCCATGACTGAAGAGCTTTCTGCATTGCACAAAACAAATACTTGGGAATTAGTACCACTTCCTTTTGGAAAACGTGCTATTGGGTCTCGTTGGGTATACGAGATCAAAACTAAGTCTGATGGGTCCGTTGAACGCTACAAAGCTCGTCTTGTCGCTAAGGGATTCGCTCAACAGTATGGTATGGATTATGAAGAAACATATGCTCCCGTTGCAAAAATGACCACTATCCACACTCTTATTGTTGTTGCATCTATACGTCAGTGA
- the LOC25491722 gene encoding peroxidase P7 encodes MSSHRYFSMFFHAIVLAALATKTFSALTTNYYDYTCPNALSTIRSVVEAAVEKENRMGGSLLRLHFHDCFVNGCDGSILLDSTPSMDSEKNANPNINSARGFEVVDEIKDAVDKACGKPVVSCADILAVAARDSVVALGGPSWKVKLGRRDSKTASRADADSGNIPGPAFSLSQLIKNFDNKGLNEKDLVALSGAHTIGFSRCLLFRDRIYNDKNIDANFAKQLQDICPREGGDSNLAALDCVTPAKFDEAYYMELIKKKGLLHSDQELLNGDYTGSLVRKYRRDTSAFYNDFAKSMIKMGNIKPLTGSQGEIRSNCRRAN; translated from the exons ATGTCCTCACATAGGTATTTCTCAATGTTCTTCCATGCAATAGTGTTAGCAGCACTTGCAACCAAAACATTTTCAGCACTCACAACAAATTATTATGACTACACATGCCCTAATGCTTTGAGCACTATTAGAAGTGTTGTTGAAGCTGCAGTTGAAAAAGAGAATCGTATGGGTGGCTCTTTACTACGCTTGCATTTTCATGATTGCTTTGTTAAT GGTTGTGATGGTTCAATTCTTCTAGACTCTACACCTTCGATGGACAGTGAAAAAAATGCAAATCCAAATATAAATTCAGCAAGAGGATTTGAAGTTGTTGATGAGATTAAGGATGCTGTTGATAAAGCATGTGGAAAACCAGTTGTTTCTTGTGCAGACATTTTGGCTGTAGCTGCAAGAGACTCTGTCGTTGCG TTAGGAGGACCATCATGGAAAGTGAAACTAGGAAGAAGAGACTCAAAGACAGCAAGTCGTGCCGATGCAGATTCAGGCAATATCCCCGGACCAGCATTCAGTCTTTCTCAACTCATCAAAAACTTCGACAATAAAGGCCTAAACGAAAAAGACCTCGTTGCCCTATCTGGAGCACACACTATTGGATTTTCGCGCTGTCTTTTATTTAGAGACCGAATCTACAATGACAAAAACATCGATGCAAACTTCGCAAAACAGCTTCAAGACATTTGTCCCAGAGAAGGCGGAGACTCCAACCTTGCAGCTCTGGACTGTGTTACACCGGCAAAATTCGATGAGGCATATTACATGGAACTGATTAAAAAGAAAGGGCTTCTTCATTCGGATCAGGAATTATTGAATGGTGATTATACTGGATCGTTGGTTAGAAAGTATAGGCGCGATACAAGTGCTTTCTACAACGACTTTGCGAAATCTATGATTAAGATGGGAAATATTAAGCCACTTACTGGGAGTCAAGGTGAAATTCGTTCAAATTGCAGGAGAGCCAATTAA
- the LOC25491723 gene encoding peroxidase P7, which yields MSSHRFFSKFFYTLVLATLTTTTFSALTTNYYDYTCPNALSTIKSVVKAAVQRENRMGASLLRLHFHDCFVNGCDGSILLDSTPSMDSEKNANPNINSARGFEVVDEIKDAVDKACGKPVVSCADILAIAARDSVVALGGPSWKVKLGRRDSKTASRADADSGNIPGPAFSLSQLIKNFDNQGLNEKDLVALSGAHTIGFSRCFLFRDRIYKDNNINAYFAKQLQNVCPREGGDSNLAPLDSVTSAKFDVAYYSQLIKKKGLLHSDQELLKGGYTGALVRKYRRDTRTFYKDFAKSMIKMGNIKPLTGKQGEVRYNCRRAN from the exons ATGTCCTCACATAGGTTTTTCTCAAAGTTCTTCTACACATTAGTGTTAGCAACtcttacaacaacaacattttcaGCACTCACAACAAATTACTATGATTACACATGCCCTAATGCTTTGAGCACTATTAAAAGTGTTGTTAAAGCTGCAGTTCAAAGAGAGAACCGTATGGGTGCTTCTTTACTACGCTTGCACTTTCATGATTGCTTTGTTAAT GGTTGTGATGGTTCAATTCTTCTAGACTCTACACCTTCCATGGACAGTGAAAAAAATGCAAATCCAAATATAAATTCAGCAAGAGGATTTGAAGTTGTTGATGAGATTAAGGATGCTGTTGATAAAGCATGTGGAAAACCAGTTGTTTCTTGTGCAGACATTTTGGCCATAGCTGCAAGAGACTCTGTCGTTGCG TTAGGAGGACCATCATGGAAAGTGAAACTAGGAAGAAGAGACTCAAAGACAGCAAGTCGTGCCGATGCAGATTCAGGCAATATCCCCGGACCAGCATTCAGTCTTTCTCAACTCATCAAAAACTTCGACAATCAAGGCCTAAACGAAAAAGACCTCGTTGCCCTATCTGGAGCACACACTATTGGATTCTCGcgttgttttttatttagagACCGAATCTACAAAGACAACAACATCAATGCATATTTCGCAAAACAACTTCAAAACGTTTGCCCTAGAGAAGGCGGAGACTCCAACCTCGCTCCTCTCGACAGTGTAACATCAGCGAAATTTGATGTGGCTTATTACTCGCaattgattaaaaagaaagggCTTCTTCATTCTGATCAAGAATTGTTGAAGGGTGGTTATACTGGAGCTTTGGTTAGAAAATATAGGCGTGATACAAGAACTTTCTATAAGGACTTTGCAAAATCTATGATTAAGATGGGAAATATTAAGCCACTTACTGGGAAACAGGGTGAAGTTCGTTACAATTGTAGGAGAGCCAATTAA
- the LOC25491724 gene encoding cationic peroxidase 1, whose translation MGVFTRSMVTFCVLICLIGIVSASSVIPSATTYVSNLIPGPSSELRPSFYLLHGCPLAVQTIRTAITTAVLKDPRLGASLLRLHFHDCFVQGCDASVLLKDTPTFKGEQNARPNANSLRGYEIIESVKAQLELLCPNVVSCADILALAARDSVVALGGPNWLVRLGRRDSTTADFNAANSDLPSPFLDLDGLIAAFKKKGFTAEEMVALSGAHTIGKAKCGLIRNRIYNESNIDPNYAKSLQAFLPCPKSGGDNNLASLDATTPNFFDNAYYRNLLNKKGLLHSDQQLYNGGSTDYKVSAYANNPLLFSIDFANAMIKMGNLSPLTGDQGQIRKYCSRVNY comes from the exons ATGGGTGTTTTTACTCGTTCAATGGTGACATTTTGTGTGTTGATATGTCTTATTGGCATAGTCTCAGCTTCAAGTGTAATTCCTTCAGCAACTACTTATGTGTCTAATTTGATCCCTGGTCCTTCTAGTGAGTTGAGACCCTCTTTTTATTTGTTGCATGGGTGTCCTCTTGCTGTTCAAACCATTAGGACAGCAATAACAACTGCTGTATTGAAAGATCCTCGTTTGGGTGCATCTTTGCTTCGTCTTCATTTTCACGACTGCTTTGTTCAA GGGTGTGATGCATCAGTATTGTTAAAGGACACACCAACTTTCAAGGGAGAACAAAATGCCAGACCCAATGCCAATTCTCTGAGGGGTTACGAAATCATAGAAAGTGTAAAAGCTCAATTAGAGCTACTCTGTCCCAATGTTGTTTCATGTGCAGATATATTAGCACTTGCAGCTAGAGATTCTGTTGTTGCT CTTGGTGGACCTAATTGGCTAGTTCGTTTGGGAAGACGAGACTCAACAACTGCAGATTTCAATGCTGCTAATTCTGACTTACCTTCTCCATTTCTTGACCTTGATGGCCTTATTGCTGCTTTCAAGAAAAAGGGGTTTACAGCTGAAGAAATGGTTGCTTTATCAG GTGCTCACACAATAGGAAAAGCAAAATGCGGCCTCATCCGAAACAGGATTTACAACGAAAGCAACATAGATCCTAATTACGCAAAATCATTACAAGCGTTTTTACCATGTCCAAAAAGTGGTGGTGATAACAACTTAGCTTCTTTAGACGCCACAACTCCAAATTTCTTTGACAATGCTTATTACAGAAACTTATTGAACAAGAAAGGTCTTTTGCATTCTGATCAACAACTCTATAATGGTGGTTCCACTGATTACAAAGTTTCAGCTTACGCCAATAACCCGTTACTCTTCAGCATCGACTTTGCTAACGCGATGATTAAGATGGGAAATCTTAGCCCTCTAACTGGAGACCAGGGTCAGATAAGAAAATATTGCAGCCGTGTGAATTATTGA